From a region of the Mercurialis annua linkage group LG1-X, ddMerAnnu1.2, whole genome shotgun sequence genome:
- the LOC126666125 gene encoding UPF0481 protein At3g47200-like isoform X1, giving the protein MNSIITTQSNLPTKHSGNSSAIHVIDISSEAEKWISQLELVKNVEKAPKLLQKSAGNSSCCIFKVPQALTQINEKAYQPHAVSIGPYHHGSEHLEMIQQHKWRFLGSILNRTKNQGVGLKEFFKAVAPQEDKIRECYSEFIEFSSHKLVEIMVLDGCFIIELLFIVGKLVPANHDDPIFSMEWILSHLMRDLLRLENQIPFIVLQSLFDLIKVAHQDSRSLTELALEFFDYSIDRPIEVLIQYKDMKWKHLLDLFRLTFVPPPDFKYLLDKLAERSASNEDERDRFLQSIQPAMKLRRSGIKFEQRKSDSFLDIKFSHGVLSIPALTIDDFATIFLLNWVAFEQCYRHCNKYITSYVAFMCRLINTPEDAGYLSDHDIIENSYGTDDEVAKFFNDMEFKHIYFDSPWSFVSAMAALFLLLLTVTQTFFGVYPYAFPSKQNN; this is encoded by the exons ATGAACAGCATAATAACAACACAATCAAATCTCCCCACCAAGCACAGTGGGAATTCCTCTGCTATTCATGTCATCGACATCTCATCGGAGGCGGAGAAATGGATATCCCAACTGGAACTGGTAAAAAATGTCGAAAAAGCCCCCAAGTTGCTACAGAAATCCGCCGGCAACTCTTCTTGTTGCATCTTTAAAGTTCCTCAAGCCCTAACTCAGATCAACGAAAAAGCCTACCAGCCTCACGCTGTGTCAATCGGCCCTTACCACCACGGATCAGAGCATCTCGAGATGATTCAACAGCACAAATGGCGCTTCCTCGGTTCGATTCTTAATCGAACCAAAAATCAAGGTGTCGGTCTCAAGGAGTTTTTCAAAGCCGTAGCACCACAAGAAGACAAAATTCGAGAGTGTTATTCGGAGTTTATTGAGTTCAGCAGCCATAAACTCGTCGAAATAATGGTTCTCGACGGCTGCTTTATTATCGAGCTCTTGTTCATCGTCGGAAAGTTAGTTCCGGCGAACCACGATGATCCTATTTTCAGTATGGAGTGGATTTTATCTCATTTGATGAGAGATTTGCTTAGGTTAGAGAATCAAATTCCTTTTATTGTTCTTCAGTCTCTGTTTGACCTAATTAAAGTTGCTCACCAAGATAGTCGATCTCTCACTGAGCTGGCCTTGGAATTTTTTGATTATTCAATTGATAGGCCCATTGAAGTTCTTATTCAATATAAAGACATGAAATGGAAACATTTACTCGATTTGTTTCGCTTAACATTCGTTCCTCCACCCGATTTTAAGTATTTACTAGATAAGCTAGCGGAACGTAGTGCGTCGAATGAAGATGAGCGGGACCGATTTCTTCAGTCTATTCAACCCGCTATGAAGCTTCGTAGAAGCGGAATCAAATTCGAGCAGAGGAAAAGTGACAGCTTTCTGGACATTAAGTTCAGTCATGGAGTTCTCAGCATTCCGGCGTTGACAATTGATGATTTCGCTACTATTTTCTTGCTTAATTGGGTTGCCTTTGAGCAGTGTTATCGACACTGTAATAAGTACATTACGAGTTATGTTGCGTTCATGTGTCGCCTGATCAATACGCCTGAGGATGCAGGCTACTTGAGTGATCATGATATTATCGAGAATTCCTACGGAACGGACGACGAAGTTGCTAAGTTCTTCAATGACATGG AATTTAAGCATATTTATTTCGACAGTCCGTGGTCGTTCGTGTCTGCAATGGCTGCACTTTTTCTCCTCCTTCTCACCGTTACTCAGACCTTCTTCGGTGTCTATCCCTATGCATTTCCATCTAAACAGAACAATTGA
- the LOC126685920 gene encoding uncharacterized protein LOC126685920, translated as MIATSTRLPINLQFCHSTPKFLPQKPSFITHPLIKNNLNSNHIHHQEKPSCRSHRFRAFTVKASSMASSTETETKALSVLFVCLGNICRSPAAEGVFKDVVLKRGLDSKFNIDSAGTINYHEGNPADPRMRAASKRRGIEITSISRPIRASDFRDFDIILAMDKQNREDILEAFTRWKSREKLPDDAAKKVKLMCSYCKKHEESEVPDPYYGGPQGFEKVLDLLEDACESLLDSIVAENSGILSS; from the exons tgcCACTCCACCCCCAAATTTCTCCCCCAAAAACCCTCATTTATCACTCACCCACTCATCAAAAACAATCTCAATTCCAATCATATTCATCATCAAGAGAAACCCAGTTGCAGAAGTCATCGTTTTAGAGCATTTACGGTCAAAGCTTCATCAATGGCGTCATCAACCGAGACAGAGACCAAAGCCTTGTCTGTTCTGTTTGTTTGTCTGGGTAACATTTGTAGAAGCCCAGCTGCTGAAGGTGTCTTTAAAGACGTTGTCCTTAAGAGAGGTCTCGATTCCAAGTTCAATATTGACTCTGCTGGTACCATTAATTACCACGAG GGTAATCCAGCTGACCCAAGAATGAGAGCTGCCTCTAAGAGACGTGGAATTGAGATAACATCCATATCGAGGCCAATTCGAGCTTCTGATTTTAGGGATTTTGACATCATTCTTGCAATGGACAAGCAAAACAGAG AGGATATATTGGAGGCTTTTACTAGGTGGAAATCTAGAGAGAAACTGCCTGATGATGCAGCAAAAAAG GTTAAATTAATGTGCTCTTACTGCAAGAAACACGAGGAATCTGAAGTTCCAGATCCTTACTATGGTGGACCACAGGGGTTTGAGAAG GTTTTGGATCTACTTGAAGATGCCTGTGAATCATTGTTGGACAGCATTGTGGCCGAGAATAGTGGCATCCTAAGTTCATGA
- the LOC126666222 gene encoding uncharacterized protein LOC126666222 encodes MFLFCRMSTSLEHLLDNFHVDMTVDMGEVTSGVPNPSSVAVPDPTPNPVDLGLASGDQVPAATSESPLLPSKESAPSLKGLPTGGQKRPAEDQAGASAKRPKKKKSSGVSFEEAPRFAAWADAQNPPRLSNVAILHACMENIMIKEDIESIDREHGDNLAEFACLGGFSVVQSIAVLERRRRDAVDQLKKLQRDSESWLSEKQKMEEEAGEATGLIQQLRSSVSTKTREISALEARVRTLSEEVESLQSSSGALTKERDDLKKEEGRLRRRLGDSGSFYSQVMTQYRLAIGAKLREQNPGVDLSGVNQLDPASLAKEVKAKLDKQKQDALNRA; translated from the exons atgtttttgttttgtaggatgtcgacttctcttgaacatttgcttgacaattttcatgtcgatatgactgtagatatgggcgaggtcaccAGTGGCGTTCCTAATCCGTCTTCGGTCGCCGTACCGGATCCAACGCCTAATCCGGTGGATCTTGGTCTTGCTTCCGGCGAtcaagttcctgctgcgacttcTGAGTCGCCTttgcttccttcgaaggaatcagctccttctctgaaggggttgcctacTGGCGGTCagaagcgtcctgctgaggaccaggctggggcttctgccaagcgtcccaagaagaagaaatcttctggggtgtctttcgaggaggcacctcggtttgctgcttgggcggacgcgcaaaatccgcctcgtctttcaaacgtcgccattcttcatgcatgcatggagaatattatgataaaggaggacattgagtccattgatcgcgagcatggcgataatttggctgagttcgcctgtctcggcggtttttcg gtggtccagtccatcgctgttttggagcgccgccgaagggatgcggtggatcaattgaagaagctccagagagattccgaatcctggctctccgagaaacaaaagatggaggaggaggctggcgaggcgactggtctgatccaacagctgaggtcctccgtatctaccaagactcgggagatttccgctttagaggctcgggttcgaactttgtccgaggaagtcgagtctctacagtcttcttcaggtgctctcactaaggagagggatgatctgaagaaagaagaggggcgtctccgccggcgattgggtgactctgggagcttttattcccaagtcatgactcaataccggttggcgatcggggcaaagctgcgggagcagaatcctggcgtcgatctttctggagtcaatcagttggatcctgcttctttggcgaaggaggtgaaggcgaagcttgataagcagaagcaagacGCTTTGAATAgggcttag
- the LOC126666125 gene encoding UPF0481 protein At3g47200-like isoform X2, with the protein MNSIITTQSNLPTKHSGNSSAIHVIDISSEAEKWISQLELVKNVEKAPKLLQKSAGNSSCCIFKVPQALTQINEKAYQPHAVSIGPYHHGSEHLEMIQQHKWRFLGSILNRTKNQGVGLKEFFKAVAPQEDKIRECYSEFIEFSSHKLVEIMVLDGCFIIELLFIVGKLVPANHDDPIFSMEWILSHLMRDLLRLENQIPFIVLQSLFDLIKVAHQDSRSLTELALEFFDYSIDRPIEVLIQYKDMKWKHLLDLFRLTFVPPPDFKYLLDKLAERSASNEDERDRFLQSIQPAMKLRRSGIKFEQRKSDSFLDIKFSHGVLSIPALTIDDFATIFLLNWVAFEQCYRHCNKYITSYVAFMCRLINTPEDAGYLSDHDIIENSYGTDDEVAKFFNDMGLRLQSTSSGMKATKTTEPDAPWSCTLSILQRV; encoded by the exons ATGAACAGCATAATAACAACACAATCAAATCTCCCCACCAAGCACAGTGGGAATTCCTCTGCTATTCATGTCATCGACATCTCATCGGAGGCGGAGAAATGGATATCCCAACTGGAACTGGTAAAAAATGTCGAAAAAGCCCCCAAGTTGCTACAGAAATCCGCCGGCAACTCTTCTTGTTGCATCTTTAAAGTTCCTCAAGCCCTAACTCAGATCAACGAAAAAGCCTACCAGCCTCACGCTGTGTCAATCGGCCCTTACCACCACGGATCAGAGCATCTCGAGATGATTCAACAGCACAAATGGCGCTTCCTCGGTTCGATTCTTAATCGAACCAAAAATCAAGGTGTCGGTCTCAAGGAGTTTTTCAAAGCCGTAGCACCACAAGAAGACAAAATTCGAGAGTGTTATTCGGAGTTTATTGAGTTCAGCAGCCATAAACTCGTCGAAATAATGGTTCTCGACGGCTGCTTTATTATCGAGCTCTTGTTCATCGTCGGAAAGTTAGTTCCGGCGAACCACGATGATCCTATTTTCAGTATGGAGTGGATTTTATCTCATTTGATGAGAGATTTGCTTAGGTTAGAGAATCAAATTCCTTTTATTGTTCTTCAGTCTCTGTTTGACCTAATTAAAGTTGCTCACCAAGATAGTCGATCTCTCACTGAGCTGGCCTTGGAATTTTTTGATTATTCAATTGATAGGCCCATTGAAGTTCTTATTCAATATAAAGACATGAAATGGAAACATTTACTCGATTTGTTTCGCTTAACATTCGTTCCTCCACCCGATTTTAAGTATTTACTAGATAAGCTAGCGGAACGTAGTGCGTCGAATGAAGATGAGCGGGACCGATTTCTTCAGTCTATTCAACCCGCTATGAAGCTTCGTAGAAGCGGAATCAAATTCGAGCAGAGGAAAAGTGACAGCTTTCTGGACATTAAGTTCAGTCATGGAGTTCTCAGCATTCCGGCGTTGACAATTGATGATTTCGCTACTATTTTCTTGCTTAATTGGGTTGCCTTTGAGCAGTGTTATCGACACTGTAATAAGTACATTACGAGTTATGTTGCGTTCATGTGTCGCCTGATCAATACGCCTGAGGATGCAGGCTACTTGAGTGATCATGATATTATCGAGAATTCCTACGGAACGGACGACGAAGTTGCTAAGTTCTTCAATGACATGG GGCTACGTCTACAATCAACAAGCTCCGGTATGAAAGCAACGAAGACTACAGAACCAGATGCTCCATGGAGTTGTACACTCAGCATTTTACAGCGCGTGTAA